In Zea mays cultivar B73 chromosome 7, Zm-B73-REFERENCE-NAM-5.0, whole genome shotgun sequence, the following proteins share a genomic window:
- the LOC100284825 gene encoding 60S ribosomal protein L44, which yields MVNVPKTKKTYCKNKECRKHTLHKVTQYKKGKDSLSAQGKRRYDRKQSGYGGQTKPVFHKKAKTTKKIVLKLQCQSCKHYSQHPIKRCKHFEIGGDKKGKGTSLF from the exons ATG GTGAACGTTCCGAAAACCAAGAAGACCTACTGTAAGAACAAGGAATGCAGGAAGCACACCCTGCACAAGGTTACCCAGTACAAGAAAGGTAAGGATAGCCTTTCAGCTCAAGGGAAGCGACGTTATGACCGCAAACAGTCTGGATATGGTGGTCAGACAAAGCCTGTTTTCCACAAGAAG GCAAAAACAACAAAGAAGATTGTGCTGAAGCTGCAGTGCCAGAGCTGCAAGCACTACTCTCAACACCCGATCAAG AGGTGCAAGCACTTTGAGATCGGTGGTGACAAGAAAGGCAAGGGAACCTCTCTGTTCTAA